A DNA window from Leptospira selangorensis contains the following coding sequences:
- a CDS encoding PAS domain S-box protein — protein MQDSLEKLVYHWIQNDWEVFQFIQTEGLDGVWVLDLSDRNRFWMNPKFKSVLGFSGSSPDINWKDLFFKKDHELIDSQIDKIQESKTLPIRYKTLSGGELETDTKLKILKNGSGDQICIGGISILQGSEIHSLKKELDFLFLINTLPDLVGYWDSNLINRLANDAYQEWFGIEAKKIVGQHIRAVLGDQLFELNYPYIQGALKGETQLFERRVPSPDGQHSRYTLTKYIPDFRDGKVVGFSVIANDISEIRNAELANLRLAKIVESSDDAIIGKNLDGIITSWNHGAEKIFGYTPLEMIGAKFDLLVPDESKPLESRIDLQIKSEKENLHFESVRKAKDGHWIEMSITLSPMFDSSGKMTGTAEIARDIGERKRMESSFRSAFEYSAIGMAILDPQGRWMQVNGNLIKLLGYDWEELSKLTFQDITYEEDLGKDLQLLTETLDGKRSGYHLEKRYIKKDGEIVWALLSVALVRDANGRPNHFISQILDIDEIKKAEEELRHAKELLEQTSKLVRIGAWDMDLKRNVGSWSAVTKEMHEVPPDYVPDIEGGLQFVKEGESREKVTEAVKLLLAEGIPYDLEMEIVTAKGNELWVRTVGSAEFENGECVRIFGALYDIDKRKKAELELFREKSRLSAFVEHAPAAVAMFDTEIKYVAVSERWYTEYHLTGQDIVGLSHYEVFPNVSQEWKDIHQRCLSGEVLKNDEDVWRPEGWDHDQYLRWEVRPWYQLDGSVGGIMMFTQDITESCLQREELKKAKLAAEQANRAKSDFLANMSHEIRTPLNGIIGFSDLLLRTSMDSTQHQYMMTVFQSAESLLDIINDILDFSKIEAGKLELSYENTNLLELCSQIVNTIKFQAQKKGLEVIVNVAWDVPRFVKADNVRLRQIIVNLFSNSVKFTEEGEIEFKIELLRKISETEGEFRFSVRDSGIGIAPDAKDKIFEAFAQGDVSTTRRFGGTGLGLAISNKLLSMMGSGLQVKSELGKGSTFYFDLKLNISETVGEDWIRLRSIKKVLVADKDQENVKLIGEMLSMQNIPADFSKNGEEMLRTLSNGNRYDIILMDSEMPEGDGLELVRKVREDLKIRSEDQPIVLIVNPEEGELFTEKSRKLGVQEVISKPLHMQKLFDILARNQIFKEPFVFPLNTRDQEGAPTIHKTATILIAEDNSVNMMLAKSIVKKILPKAKCIEALTGREAVDKFREINPDLIFMDIQMPEMNGYEATKAIRTLEKDGHRVPIVAVTAGIVSGERERCLEAGMDDYISKPAVKADFARIIFRWMS, from the coding sequence GGATCTATTTTTTAAAAAAGATCATGAACTGATCGATTCTCAAATAGATAAGATCCAAGAATCAAAAACTCTTCCGATTCGTTATAAAACACTCTCCGGTGGGGAACTGGAGACGGATACTAAACTTAAAATCCTAAAAAATGGATCGGGAGATCAAATCTGCATAGGCGGAATTAGTATCTTACAAGGATCGGAGATCCATTCTTTAAAAAAAGAATTGGATTTTCTTTTTCTGATAAATACTCTCCCCGATTTGGTTGGTTATTGGGATTCTAATTTGATCAATCGGTTGGCGAATGACGCCTACCAAGAATGGTTCGGAATAGAGGCCAAAAAGATAGTCGGCCAACATATAAGAGCTGTTTTAGGCGACCAATTATTCGAATTAAATTATCCTTATATACAAGGAGCTTTAAAGGGAGAAACACAATTATTCGAAAGAAGGGTTCCTTCTCCTGATGGACAACATTCCAGATATACATTAACAAAATATATACCCGATTTCAGGGATGGGAAGGTGGTAGGGTTTTCAGTAATCGCTAATGATATTTCCGAGATACGAAATGCCGAGCTCGCCAATCTTCGTCTGGCAAAAATTGTCGAATCTTCCGACGACGCTATCATCGGCAAAAACCTGGATGGGATTATTACTTCTTGGAATCATGGGGCTGAGAAAATTTTCGGTTATACTCCTTTGGAAATGATAGGAGCTAAATTTGATCTATTGGTCCCGGACGAATCCAAACCTTTAGAATCCAGGATCGATCTTCAGATCAAATCTGAAAAAGAGAACCTTCATTTTGAATCGGTTCGAAAAGCAAAGGATGGGCATTGGATCGAAATGTCGATCACACTCTCTCCAATGTTCGATTCTTCCGGGAAGATGACGGGGACGGCAGAGATAGCAAGAGATATCGGCGAAAGAAAAAGGATGGAAAGTTCTTTTAGGAGCGCTTTCGAATATTCCGCGATCGGAATGGCCATCTTAGATCCTCAAGGGAGATGGATGCAAGTAAATGGAAATCTGATTAAGCTACTCGGATATGATTGGGAAGAATTATCAAAGTTAACTTTTCAAGATATCACGTATGAAGAGGATCTTGGAAAAGATCTTCAGCTATTAACAGAAACCTTGGATGGAAAAAGGTCCGGTTATCATTTAGAAAAACGTTATATTAAAAAAGATGGAGAGATTGTGTGGGCACTTCTTTCCGTAGCTTTAGTCCGAGATGCGAACGGGAGACCTAATCATTTTATTTCCCAGATCTTGGATATAGATGAAATTAAGAAAGCAGAAGAAGAACTCAGGCACGCAAAAGAATTACTGGAACAAACAAGTAAGTTGGTCCGTATCGGCGCCTGGGATATGGATCTTAAACGTAATGTAGGATCTTGGTCCGCAGTAACGAAAGAAATGCATGAGGTTCCTCCTGATTACGTTCCGGATATAGAAGGAGGTTTGCAGTTTGTTAAAGAAGGTGAGAGCAGGGAGAAAGTAACTGAAGCGGTAAAATTACTTTTAGCAGAAGGAATTCCTTACGATCTGGAAATGGAAATCGTAACGGCCAAGGGAAATGAACTTTGGGTAAGAACTGTGGGGAGTGCCGAATTCGAAAATGGCGAATGTGTTCGGATCTTTGGGGCCTTATATGATATAGATAAAAGAAAGAAGGCGGAGCTGGAATTATTTAGAGAAAAATCCAGGCTTTCCGCATTCGTTGAGCACGCGCCAGCAGCAGTTGCCATGTTTGATACGGAGATCAAATATGTTGCGGTCAGTGAAAGGTGGTATACCGAATATCATTTAACCGGACAAGATATCGTAGGACTTTCTCATTATGAAGTATTTCCTAATGTTTCCCAAGAATGGAAGGATATTCACCAAAGATGTTTATCAGGAGAAGTTTTAAAAAATGATGAAGATGTTTGGAGACCGGAAGGCTGGGATCATGACCAATATCTTCGCTGGGAAGTAAGGCCTTGGTATCAGTTGGATGGTTCTGTCGGCGGGATCATGATGTTCACTCAGGATATCACCGAAAGTTGTCTCCAGAGAGAAGAATTAAAAAAAGCAAAACTGGCTGCTGAACAGGCGAATAGAGCTAAATCGGACTTCTTGGCGAATATGAGCCATGAGATCAGAACTCCTTTAAATGGGATCATAGGATTTTCCGATCTATTATTACGAACTTCAATGGATTCTACGCAACATCAATATATGATGACCGTCTTTCAGTCTGCCGAGTCACTACTGGATATTATCAATGATATATTAGATTTTTCTAAAATTGAAGCTGGAAAATTAGAACTTTCCTACGAAAATACGAATCTATTGGAACTTTGCAGCCAAATAGTAAATACGATCAAGTTCCAAGCCCAAAAAAAAGGATTAGAAGTGATTGTAAATGTCGCTTGGGATGTCCCAAGATTTGTAAAAGCGGATAATGTAAGGCTTAGGCAGATTATAGTAAATCTATTCAGTAACTCCGTAAAATTTACGGAAGAAGGTGAGATAGAATTTAAGATAGAACTTCTCAGAAAAATTTCGGAAACGGAAGGAGAGTTCAGATTTTCAGTAAGAGATTCCGGGATCGGGATCGCACCGGATGCGAAAGACAAAATATTCGAGGCTTTTGCACAAGGGGATGTGTCTACTACTCGTAGATTCGGAGGAACAGGTTTAGGTCTCGCTATCTCCAATAAACTTCTGTCTATGATGGGAAGTGGTCTCCAGGTAAAAAGTGAATTGGGAAAAGGAAGCACATTCTATTTCGATCTAAAACTGAATATTTCCGAAACTGTAGGAGAAGATTGGATCAGGTTACGTTCTATTAAAAAGGTTTTGGTAGCTGATAAGGATCAAGAAAACGTAAAGTTGATCGGAGAAATGTTATCCATGCAGAATATTCCTGCCGACTTTTCCAAAAACGGAGAGGAGATGTTGAGAACCTTATCCAATGGAAATAGATACGATATTATTTTGATGGATTCCGAAATGCCGGAAGGTGACGGCTTGGAACTTGTCCGAAAAGTAAGAGAAGATCTAAAAATAAGAAGTGAGGACCAACCGATCGTACTGATCGTAAATCCGGAAGAAGGGGAATTATTCACCGAAAAATCCAGAAAGTTGGGAGTCCAGGAAGTAATTTCTAAACCTCTTCATATGCAGAAGTTATTTGATATTCTCGCCAGAAATCAGATCTTTAAGGAACCTTTCGTATTTCCTTTGAATACAAGAGACCAAGAAGGAGCTCCTACAATTCATAAAACTGCGACTATTTTGATCGCAGAAGATAATTCCGTGAATATGATGCTCGCAAAAAGTATCGTTAAAAAGATCCTTCCCAAGGCAAAATGTATAGAAGCTCTAACGGGAAGAGAGGCAGTCGACAAGTTTAGAGAGATCAATCCTGATCTGATCTTTATGGATATCCAGATGCCTGAGATGAATGGGTATGAGGCCACCAAGGCAATTCGTACTTTGGAAAAAGATGGTCATAGGGTTCCTATCGTTGCGGTAACCGCAGGTATCGTTTCCGGCGAAAGAGAAAGATGTTTAGAAGCGGGCATGGATGATTATATCAGTAAGCCTGCGGTAAAAGCGGATTTTGCTCGGATTATATTCCGCTGGATGAGCTGA
- a CDS encoding DUF418 domain-containing protein, producing the protein MKNRIGFIDFLRGFALLGILAVNLPYFSKPMYLVASLGENSTLLDSIGSWIVAFFFESKFYVLFSFLFGYGFSIQLENNQETNPRSRYFRRIFGLGILGLLHGIFLFLGDILLSYAILGALLWFLRNKTSSWLLKFSLVCLLIAALCRIGMSFAEVEFKSQLEANLPRLLEENRKAYLGGFWESNVQRTKDTILSIPFLVFYQWPTVFSMFCLGFFAAKNSIFTDWERTRLGFKKLFPWTLILGILGNLVYTLHSRHILPENPSMFLKIIYAVSDTFSAPALTFCYVYLLGNYYHSERSFADRNWLETMGKLSLTCYLGESLVCTWIFCGWGLGYFDQIGSYIVLVLTVPIWIFWGIFSLAWKRIFSLGPMEWILRSWTYWKMIKIR; encoded by the coding sequence ATGAAAAATAGGATAGGATTCATAGACTTCTTAAGAGGATTTGCGTTATTAGGAATACTCGCAGTTAACCTGCCCTATTTTTCAAAACCAATGTATTTAGTCGCTTCCTTAGGAGAAAATTCAACTCTTCTGGATTCAATAGGCTCATGGATCGTTGCATTTTTCTTTGAATCCAAGTTTTATGTATTATTTTCCTTTTTATTCGGTTATGGATTTTCTATTCAATTAGAGAATAATCAGGAAACGAATCCCAGATCCAGGTATTTTAGAAGGATATTCGGTTTAGGAATATTAGGACTTTTGCATGGGATTTTCTTATTTCTAGGAGATATCCTTCTTTCGTATGCGATCTTAGGAGCATTACTCTGGTTTTTAAGAAACAAAACTTCTTCTTGGTTATTAAAATTTTCCTTAGTTTGCCTATTGATTGCGGCCTTGTGCAGAATAGGTATGAGTTTTGCAGAAGTAGAATTCAAATCCCAGTTAGAGGCAAACCTTCCCCGCTTATTGGAAGAGAATAGAAAAGCATATTTAGGCGGGTTCTGGGAAAGTAATGTACAAAGGACGAAAGATACAATTCTTTCTATTCCATTTTTAGTATTTTATCAATGGCCTACGGTTTTCTCAATGTTTTGTCTGGGTTTCTTTGCAGCCAAAAACTCGATCTTTACGGACTGGGAAAGAACGAGGCTTGGATTTAAAAAACTTTTTCCATGGACCTTAATCCTTGGAATTTTAGGAAACCTGGTATATACATTACATTCCCGTCATATTCTCCCCGAGAATCCAAGTATGTTCTTAAAAATTATTTATGCCGTTTCCGACACTTTCAGCGCGCCTGCACTCACATTCTGTTATGTATATTTACTCGGAAATTATTATCATTCGGAAAGAAGTTTTGCAGACAGAAATTGGCTCGAGACAATGGGAAAACTTTCTTTAACCTGCTATCTAGGAGAATCCTTAGTTTGTACTTGGATCTTTTGTGGTTGGGGACTAGGCTATTTCGATCAGATAGGTAGTTATATTGTTTTAGTTTTGACAGTTCCGATTTGGATCTTCTGGGGAATATTCTCGCTTGCGTGGAAAAGAATTTTTTCTTTAGGTCCCATGGAATGGATCCTAAGATCTTGGACTTACTGGAAGATGATCAAAATACGTTAA